The DNA window GAATTACTGAAGTTTTATGGAAAATTCCTAAAATTATTAAAATTAGAAAAATTTTAATTAAAAAATTTATTTTTTTAAAACCTGATTTATTTATTGGTATTGATGCTCCAGAATTTAATCTTGATTTAGAATTAGCATTAAAAAAAAAAGGCATAAAAACTATGCATTATATCGGGCCATCTATATGGGCTTGGAGAAAAAATAGAATATTCAAAATTAAAAAAGCTATCGATAAAATCTTAGTTATATTACCTTTTGAAAAAAAAATATATGATTATTTTCATATACCATGTAAATTTATTGGACATCCATTAGCAGATAAAATACCTATTCATCCAAATAAATCTAAAATACGTTCTATTCTAGGTATTCAAAAAAAAACACCTTGCTTAGCTTTACTTCCAGGAAGTCGTATCGCTGAAATTAATCTATTAAGTGAACGTTTTTTAAATGCTGCAAAAATTATAAAATATCATTTTCCAGAACTTAAAATTTTAGTTCCAATGGCAAATTTCTTTTTAAGAAAAAGATTTACATATATTCAATCTCGAGTTGCACCTGAACTACCAATAAAGATTTTAAACAAAAGTTCTTATAAAATTTTAGCATGTTCAGATGCTGCAATTGTTGCTTCTGGAACAGCTACATTAGAGTGCATGTTAGCAAAGTGTCCCATGGTTGTTGGATATTATATGACAACATTTAATTTTATTTTGTTAAAAATTTTAGTGTATACTAAATGGATATCACTACCTAATCTAATTGCAAAAAAATCCATTGTATCAGAAAAAATACAGCAAGAATGTTGTCCAGAAATTTTAGCAAAAGAAATTTTATCTTTTTTCAATGATCCACAAAAAACAAAAAAAATAAAAAATATATTTTATAATTTACATAACAAAATACGCTGTAATGCAGATTATAAAGCTGCCCGTTCTGCTTTATCTCTATTAAAGATAACGTGAAATAAAATCAAAATGTTGTACTTAAAGGAAATATAAACATGTCCGAACCATGCTTTGTGCATTTAAAAATACATAGCGATTATTCTATTATAGACGGTTTATCTAAAATAGAAGATATTTTAAGCCAAGCTAAAAAACTTAATATGCCCGCTATAGCTATTACAGATTTTACTAATATATATGGATTTATTAAATTTTATACTACTGCACATAAATTAGGAATTAAGGCAATTGTTGGTGCAGATTTTTTATTAAAACATGTTGTATATTTAAAAGAAGAAATTTCTGAAATTACTATTCTTGCAGCTAATAACATTGGGTATCATAATTTAATTATGCTTATTTCTA is part of the Wigglesworthia glossinidia endosymbiont of Glossina morsitans morsitans (Yale colony) genome and encodes:
- the lpxB gene encoding lipid-A-disaccharide synthase, whose translation is MQYISIGIVVGEISGDLIGASLIKTLNSLMPNIKFFGMTGPEMLKEKNVESWYSIDELSIIGITEVLWKIPKIIKIRKILIKKFIFLKPDLFIGIDAPEFNLDLELALKKKGIKTMHYIGPSIWAWRKNRIFKIKKAIDKILVILPFEKKIYDYFHIPCKFIGHPLADKIPIHPNKSKIRSILGIQKKTPCLALLPGSRIAEINLLSERFLNAAKIIKYHFPELKILVPMANFFLRKRFTYIQSRVAPELPIKILNKSSYKILACSDAAIVASGTATLECMLAKCPMVVGYYMTTFNFILLKILVYTKWISLPNLIAKKSIVSEKIQQECCPEILAKEILSFFNDPQKTKKIKNIFYNLHNKIRCNADYKAARSALSLLKIT